One stretch of Pradoshia sp. D12 DNA includes these proteins:
- the gap gene encoding type I glyceraldehyde-3-phosphate dehydrogenase, with product MAVKLGINGFGRIGRIVFRAALNNPEVEVVAVNDLTDAKMLAHLLKYDSVHGTLDQDVTVDGDYLVVAGQRVKVLAERDPAQLGWGDLGVDIVVESTGRFTKRADAAKHLEAGAKKVIISAPASDEDITIVMGVNEDKYDAANHDVISNASCTTNCLAPFAKVLNDNFGIKRGMMTTIHSYTNDQQILDLPHKDYRRARAAAESMIPTTTGAAKAVALVLPELKGKLNGMAMRVPTPNVSVVDLVAELEKEATAEEINAALKAAAEGELKGVLEYSELPLVSRDYNGTTQSSTIDALSTMVMEGNMVKVLSWYDNETGYSNRVVDLAAYIAKKGL from the coding sequence ATGGCAGTAAAATTAGGTATTAATGGTTTTGGTAGAATTGGACGTATCGTATTCCGTGCAGCGTTAAATAATCCGGAAGTAGAAGTTGTAGCAGTTAACGATTTAACTGATGCAAAAATGCTTGCGCATCTTTTAAAATATGATTCCGTTCATGGAACTTTAGATCAAGATGTAACAGTTGACGGAGACTACTTAGTAGTAGCTGGACAACGTGTAAAAGTTCTTGCTGAAAGAGATCCAGCTCAACTTGGTTGGGGAGATCTTGGAGTAGATATCGTTGTTGAATCTACTGGACGTTTCACTAAACGCGCAGATGCTGCAAAACACCTTGAAGCTGGCGCTAAAAAAGTTATCATTTCTGCACCTGCATCTGATGAAGATATCACAATCGTTATGGGTGTTAACGAAGATAAATATGACGCAGCTAACCATGATGTAATCTCTAATGCATCTTGTACTACAAACTGCTTGGCTCCATTTGCAAAAGTATTGAACGATAACTTCGGTATCAAACGCGGAATGATGACTACAATTCATTCTTACACAAATGACCAACAAATCTTAGACTTGCCACACAAAGACTACCGTCGTGCTCGTGCTGCTGCTGAAAGCATGATCCCTACAACTACTGGTGCTGCTAAAGCTGTTGCTCTAGTATTACCTGAATTGAAAGGTAAATTGAACGGTATGGCTATGCGTGTACCAACTCCAAACGTATCTGTTGTTGACCTTGTTGCTGAATTAGAAAAAGAAGCAACTGCAGAAGAAATCAATGCAGCATTAAAAGCAGCTGCTGAAGGTGAATTAAAAGGAGTTCTTGAGTACAGCGAACTTCCATTAGTATCTCGTGACTACAATGGAACTACTCAATCTTCTACTATTGATGCTCTTTCTACAATGGTTATGGAAGGCAACATGGTTAAAGTACTTTCTTGGTACGATAACGAAACTGGTTACTCCAACCGTGTAGTTGACCTTGCAGCTTACATTGCTAAAAAAGGTCTTTAA
- a CDS encoding sugar-binding transcriptional regulator, producing the protein MDGILHLQKKLIPDIFEVMQKRYNILRTIRTLQPVGRRSLSLTLNITERILRSEVEFLKNQNLILIASSGMTVTNEGKEVLDHLGGVIRQLSGIDDMERLLQEKLNLEKIIIVNGDSDQSPWVIDELGRAGASRMKSLLTGKNIIAVTGGTTMAAIGRMLPDVSELPDVDDILFVPARGGLGKGVQYQANTVCEQMAEKMHSRYRVLYVPDNLSEAAYNTLTSEPAIHEVLNLLKSANIVLHGIGEAKTMAERRKSSNDSLQELENKKAIGEAFGYYYDEDGNIIQKVHTIGLQLDDLVNAEHVIAVAGGASKAKAIKAYIKMAPKKPILITDEGAALQLLKG; encoded by the coding sequence ATGGACGGAATACTCCATTTACAGAAGAAATTAATTCCAGATATATTTGAGGTCATGCAAAAAAGATACAATATCTTAAGAACGATTCGTACTTTGCAGCCGGTAGGCAGACGAAGCTTATCACTGACTTTGAACATTACGGAGCGGATTTTGCGCAGCGAAGTGGAATTTTTGAAAAACCAAAATCTTATACTCATTGCGAGCTCTGGAATGACTGTTACCAATGAAGGGAAAGAGGTACTCGACCATCTGGGTGGTGTAATAAGGCAATTATCGGGTATAGATGATATGGAACGCCTATTACAGGAAAAACTTAATTTGGAGAAAATTATCATCGTTAACGGTGATAGTGACCAATCCCCATGGGTAATAGATGAGCTTGGACGTGCCGGTGCGTCGCGTATGAAAAGTCTCTTAACGGGTAAAAATATCATTGCCGTAACAGGTGGAACAACAATGGCAGCAATAGGAAGAATGTTACCTGATGTCTCAGAGCTTCCAGATGTGGATGACATTTTGTTTGTACCAGCGAGAGGCGGTCTTGGCAAGGGTGTTCAATACCAGGCCAATACAGTTTGCGAACAAATGGCAGAAAAGATGCATTCACGATATCGTGTCCTGTATGTACCGGACAACCTAAGTGAAGCAGCATACAATACGCTAACCAGTGAACCTGCTATACATGAGGTATTGAATTTGCTGAAATCAGCTAATATCGTTCTTCATGGTATAGGGGAAGCCAAAACAATGGCTGAAAGAAGGAAATCATCCAATGACAGTCTCCAGGAGCTTGAGAATAAAAAGGCAATCGGAGAGGCGTTTGGATATTATTACGATGAAGATGGCAACATAATACAAAAAGTCCATACAATCGGCCTTCAATTAGATGATCTGGTTAATGCGGAACATGTAATCGCCGTCGCGGGCGGAGCTTCAAAAGCTAAGGCAATAAAAGCTTATATCAAAATGGCACCTAAAAAACCGATTTTAATTACGGATGAAGGTGCGGCACTACAGTTACTTAAGGGATAA
- the rpoN gene encoding RNA polymerase factor sigma-54, with protein sequence MNVEIGLYQQQRLKLTMTPELNQAINLLQYPAIELAAYIDGKALENPLIEIDEDYPKASGRTYGDLSINQISEETVSLKSYLRSQIPFKVLTDREECVLLFLIDCIDENGYLRITLEEAQSLVEVSQAEWDVALSVLQALEPIGVGARNLSECLLIQAKRDYIDDLPLEEVLVNHFDMLVNRKWKELAKLVGVTIADIQSIFDLIQAYNPKPGSAFNSGEFQYFIPDVSVSISKGVPTVKVLSMRKFKTNEFTSPINGSDDITKKYMDEKKLELNWLKKALEQREQTLRRVTYAIMEKQSAFFDTGKSVTLKPLTMKEIAKMVDVHESTVSRTIRDKVVETPFGTYEMKMFFTSSIPNAQLEDSSSEQVKQEIVRLIKAEQKTLPLSDQAIAKQLQDDFGILVSRRTIAKYRNQLHIPSSSKRKRYEVSE encoded by the coding sequence TTGAATGTTGAGATTGGTTTGTACCAGCAACAGAGGTTAAAGCTGACAATGACGCCGGAATTAAATCAGGCAATAAACTTACTTCAATATCCTGCAATTGAATTAGCTGCCTATATCGATGGAAAAGCGTTAGAGAATCCCTTAATTGAAATAGATGAAGATTATCCAAAAGCCTCAGGCAGAACATATGGCGATTTATCAATCAATCAAATCAGCGAGGAGACTGTTTCATTAAAATCTTATTTACGATCCCAAATTCCATTTAAAGTATTAACAGACAGGGAAGAGTGCGTTTTATTGTTTTTGATTGATTGTATCGATGAAAATGGATATTTACGTATTACCCTTGAGGAAGCTCAATCCCTTGTGGAGGTTAGTCAGGCAGAATGGGATGTTGCCTTATCTGTTTTGCAGGCATTGGAGCCGATCGGAGTGGGGGCCAGGAATTTAAGTGAATGTTTGCTCATACAGGCTAAACGTGATTATATCGATGATCTGCCGCTAGAAGAGGTTTTGGTTAATCATTTCGATATGCTCGTGAATAGAAAGTGGAAAGAGCTTGCCAAGCTGGTTGGTGTAACAATTGCAGATATACAATCTATTTTTGACTTAATACAGGCATATAACCCCAAACCTGGTTCAGCTTTTAATAGTGGTGAATTCCAATATTTCATACCGGATGTAAGTGTTTCTATTTCAAAAGGAGTACCCACTGTAAAAGTTTTATCAATGAGAAAATTTAAAACGAATGAATTTACTTCCCCTATAAATGGAAGTGATGACATAACTAAAAAGTATATGGACGAAAAGAAATTGGAGCTTAACTGGCTAAAAAAAGCTCTTGAGCAAAGAGAGCAGACTTTAAGGCGTGTTACATATGCCATCATGGAAAAGCAATCTGCCTTCTTTGATACTGGAAAAAGTGTCACCTTAAAGCCATTAACTATGAAGGAAATCGCCAAAATGGTCGATGTGCATGAGTCAACAGTAAGCAGGACGATTAGAGACAAAGTGGTAGAGACGCCGTTTGGGACTTATGAGATGAAAATGTTTTTTACGAGCAGCATCCCGAACGCTCAATTGGAAGACTCTTCATCAGAACAAGTAAAGCAAGAAATAGTGCGGTTGATAAAGGCAGAGCAGAAAACATTACCTTTATCCGATCAGGCAATTGCAAAGCAACTTCAGGATGATTTTGGTATTCTTGTATCACGGAGGACAATCGCGAAATATCGGAATCAGCTTCATATACCATCTTCTTCAAAAAGAAAACGATATGAGGTTAGTGAATAA
- a CDS encoding phosphoglycerate kinase translates to MNKKSIKDIDVQGKKVFCRVDFNVPMQDGKVTDDTRIRAALPTIQLLIEKGAKVILASHLGRPKGAVKEELRLTPVAARLSELLGKGVKKTDEAYGEAVQAEIGQMKDGDVLLLENVRFYPGEEKNDAELAKAFADLADVYVNDAFGAAHRAHASTEGIAKHIPAVAGLLMEKELEVLGKALSNPERPFTAIIGGAKVKDKIGVIDNLLEKVDNLIIGGGLAYTFIKAQGYEIGQSLLEEDKIELAKSFMDKAKEKGVNFLMPVDAVIAKEFSPDTESKVVDIDAIPADWQALDIGPKTAKLYEDTIKNSKLVIWNGPMGVFEFDKFAGGTKAVAEALANAENTYSVIGGGDSAAAVEKFDLADKMSHISTGGGASLEFMEGKELPGVVALNDK, encoded by the coding sequence GTGAACAAAAAATCGATTAAAGACATTGATGTACAAGGAAAAAAAGTATTTTGCCGCGTTGATTTTAACGTACCAATGCAAGATGGCAAAGTAACTGATGACACAAGAATTCGTGCGGCTTTACCGACTATTCAACTTTTAATTGAAAAAGGCGCAAAAGTAATTCTGGCAAGCCATTTGGGCCGTCCAAAAGGTGCAGTAAAAGAAGAGCTACGCTTAACTCCTGTTGCTGCGCGTTTAAGCGAATTACTTGGCAAAGGTGTTAAGAAAACGGATGAAGCATACGGAGAAGCTGTACAAGCTGAAATCGGGCAGATGAAAGATGGCGATGTACTTCTTCTAGAAAACGTACGTTTCTATCCTGGCGAAGAAAAGAACGACGCAGAATTGGCAAAAGCATTTGCAGATCTTGCAGATGTGTATGTAAATGATGCATTCGGTGCAGCTCACCGTGCACATGCTTCGACAGAAGGAATTGCAAAACATATCCCTGCTGTAGCCGGTTTGCTAATGGAAAAAGAATTAGAAGTGCTTGGAAAAGCTCTTTCTAATCCAGAACGTCCATTCACAGCAATTATTGGTGGAGCAAAAGTAAAGGATAAAATCGGTGTAATTGATAATCTTCTTGAGAAAGTGGACAACCTAATCATTGGCGGTGGACTAGCATATACGTTCATCAAGGCTCAAGGTTATGAAATTGGTCAATCTCTTTTAGAAGAAGATAAAATTGAATTGGCTAAATCCTTTATGGATAAAGCAAAAGAAAAAGGTGTTAACTTCTTAATGCCGGTGGATGCGGTTATTGCAAAAGAATTTTCACCTGATACAGAGTCTAAAGTGGTAGATATTGATGCGATTCCAGCTGATTGGCAAGCGCTTGATATCGGACCAAAGACTGCAAAATTATATGAAGACACTATTAAAAATTCCAAACTCGTGATCTGGAATGGACCAATGGGTGTATTCGAATTTGATAAATTCGCTGGCGGTACAAAAGCAGTAGCAGAAGCACTTGCAAATGCGGAAAATACATACTCCGTAATTGGTGGTGGGGACTCAGCTGCGGCAGTTGAAAAGTTCGACCTTGCGGATAAAATGAGCCACATCTCTACTGGAGGCGGTGCTTCCTTGGAATTCATGGAAGGTAAAGAGCTTCCTGGTGTGGTAGCGTTAAACGACAAATAA
- the clpP gene encoding ATP-dependent Clp endopeptidase proteolytic subunit ClpP: MNLIPTVIEQTNRGERAYDIYSRLLKDRIIMLGSAIDDNVANSIVAQLLFLETENPEKDIYLYINSPGGSITAGMAIYDTMQYIKPKVSTICIGMAASMGAFLLAAGEKGKRFVLPNSEVMIHQPLGGAQGQATEIEIAAKRILFMRERLNKILAERTGQSYETIARDTERDNFMTAERAVEYGLVDKIITRNVVEENKK, from the coding sequence ATGAATTTAATTCCTACAGTTATTGAACAAACAAATCGCGGGGAACGCGCATACGATATTTATTCCCGTTTATTAAAAGACCGGATTATCATGCTTGGAAGTGCAATTGATGACAATGTTGCCAACTCTATCGTTGCCCAATTATTGTTCCTTGAAACTGAAAACCCAGAGAAAGATATATATCTTTACATCAATAGCCCAGGCGGAAGCATCACAGCTGGTATGGCAATCTACGATACAATGCAATATATTAAACCAAAGGTTTCTACGATCTGTATCGGTATGGCTGCTTCAATGGGTGCATTCCTTCTTGCTGCCGGCGAAAAAGGAAAGCGTTTTGTGTTACCAAACAGTGAAGTGATGATTCACCAACCACTTGGCGGAGCTCAAGGACAAGCGACTGAGATTGAAATCGCTGCTAAACGCATTCTCTTTATGCGTGAGCGCTTAAACAAAATTTTGGCTGAACGTACTGGTCAATCTTATGAAACAATTGCTCGCGATACAGAACGTGATAACTTCATGACAGCTGAACGTGCGGTAGAGTACGGATTAGTTGATAAAATTATCACCCGCAATGTAGTAGAAGAAAATAAAAAATAA
- the gpmI gene encoding 2,3-bisphosphoglycerate-independent phosphoglycerate mutase, with protein MSKKPVALIILDGFGSRDVTQGNAVAQAKKPNFDRYWAEYPHNHLIASGLAVGLPEGQMGNSEVGHLNIGAGRIVYQSLTRVNLAIREGEFEKNETFLGAIQHAKENNKALHLMGLLSDGGVHSHIQHLFALLRLCAKENFTNVYVHGILDGRDVGPQTAEKYIQQTENMFKEIGVGQFATISGRYYSMDRDKRWDRVEKTYRSMTYGEGPSYSSAMEVVEDSYRNGIFDEFVLPSVITKADGQPVAKIEDNDSVIFYNFRPDRAIQISNVFTNDDFRGFDRGPGFPQNLYFVCLTHFSETVKGYVAFKPTNLDNTIGEVLSQNNLKQLRIAETEKYPHVTFFMSGGREDEFPGEKRILINSPKVATYDIKPEMSAYEVTEALMKELDEDNHHAIILNFANPDMVGHSGMLEPTIKAIETVDECLGKIVDKILSMGGKAIITADHGNADEVITPDGDPMTAHTTNPVPVIVTDKEVELRDGGILGDLAPTMLELLHVEQPKEMTGKSLIKK; from the coding sequence ATGAGTAAGAAACCAGTAGCGTTAATCATTCTCGATGGGTTTGGATCTCGAGATGTAACACAGGGTAATGCTGTGGCACAGGCTAAAAAGCCTAACTTTGACCGTTATTGGGCAGAGTATCCACATAATCACCTGATAGCGAGTGGCTTAGCAGTTGGTTTGCCGGAGGGACAAATGGGTAACTCAGAAGTTGGCCATTTAAATATCGGTGCAGGCCGGATTGTTTATCAAAGCTTAACTCGAGTAAACCTTGCGATTCGTGAAGGTGAATTCGAAAAGAATGAAACTTTCTTAGGCGCGATTCAACATGCGAAAGAAAATAATAAGGCTCTACACTTAATGGGATTATTATCTGATGGTGGAGTACACAGCCATATTCAGCATTTATTTGCATTACTTCGCTTGTGTGCTAAAGAAAACTTTACAAATGTTTATGTACACGGCATTTTAGACGGACGTGATGTTGGTCCTCAAACTGCTGAAAAGTACATTCAACAAACTGAAAATATGTTTAAAGAAATTGGTGTAGGCCAGTTCGCGACTATTTCAGGACGTTATTACTCCATGGACCGTGATAAACGCTGGGATCGTGTAGAAAAAACGTATCGTTCCATGACTTATGGTGAAGGACCTTCTTATTCTTCCGCAATGGAAGTAGTAGAGGATTCCTACCGTAATGGGATTTTTGATGAATTCGTTCTACCATCTGTAATTACGAAAGCTGATGGACAGCCTGTGGCGAAAATTGAAGATAATGATTCTGTTATTTTCTATAATTTCCGTCCTGACCGTGCTATCCAAATTTCTAACGTATTTACAAATGATGATTTCCGCGGCTTTGACAGAGGCCCAGGATTCCCGCAGAATTTGTATTTTGTTTGCTTGACTCACTTTAGTGAAACTGTTAAAGGATATGTTGCATTTAAACCAACAAATCTGGATAACACAATCGGTGAAGTCTTATCGCAAAACAACTTAAAACAGCTTCGCATTGCCGAAACTGAAAAATACCCACACGTTACCTTCTTTATGAGTGGTGGGCGTGAAGATGAATTCCCAGGCGAGAAACGTATTTTGATTAATTCTCCAAAGGTTGCCACGTATGACATTAAACCTGAAATGAGCGCTTATGAAGTGACTGAAGCCCTTATGAAGGAATTGGATGAAGATAATCATCATGCGATCATCCTAAACTTTGCTAACCCTGATATGGTTGGGCACTCCGGAATGCTTGAACCAACAATCAAAGCAATTGAAACTGTGGATGAATGCCTTGGAAAAATCGTCGATAAAATCCTATCTATGGGTGGTAAAGCCATTATCACAGCTGACCATGGTAATGCTGATGAGGTAATCACTCCAGATGGAGATCCGATGACAGCACATACGACAAACCCTGTTCCAGTGATTGTCACTGATAAAGAGGTAGAACTTCGTGACGGTGGAATTCTGGGTGATTTAGCTCCAACTATGCTTGAACTATTGCATGTAGAGCAACCGAAAGAAATGACTGGAAAATCATTAATTAAAAAGTAA
- the tpiA gene encoding triose-phosphate isomerase, giving the protein MRKPIIAGNWKMNKTVGEALQFVDEVKGSIPTPEKVDAVVCSSPLFLESLVKATKGTDLKVGGQNMHFKESGAYTGEVSPEALSDLGVDYVIIGHSERREMFNETDESVNQKTLAAFKHNLIPIVCCGETLEQREAGKTKALVADQIKKAFKGLTEEQAKKTIIAYEPIWAIGTGKSSTAADADEVCGHIRQTIADSFSTDVAEAIRIQYGGSVKPENIKEYLSEDNIDGALVGGASLEPTSFLGLLEAVSK; this is encoded by the coding sequence GTGCGTAAACCAATTATCGCAGGAAACTGGAAGATGAATAAAACGGTTGGCGAAGCTTTACAATTTGTAGATGAAGTTAAAGGTTCCATTCCTACTCCAGAAAAAGTGGATGCGGTTGTGTGTTCTTCTCCGCTATTTCTTGAATCGCTTGTAAAAGCAACAAAAGGAACGGATCTTAAAGTTGGTGGACAAAATATGCACTTTAAAGAAAGTGGCGCATATACGGGTGAAGTAAGTCCGGAAGCACTTTCTGATTTAGGGGTAGACTATGTTATCATTGGACATTCCGAACGTCGTGAAATGTTCAATGAAACAGATGAATCAGTTAACCAGAAGACATTGGCTGCTTTTAAACACAATTTAATCCCTATTGTGTGTTGTGGGGAAACGTTGGAGCAGCGTGAAGCTGGTAAAACAAAAGCTCTTGTAGCTGATCAAATTAAAAAGGCATTCAAAGGCCTTACGGAAGAACAAGCTAAGAAGACAATTATTGCTTATGAACCAATCTGGGCAATTGGTACAGGAAAGTCTTCCACAGCAGCTGATGCTGATGAAGTTTGCGGTCATATCCGTCAAACAATCGCTGATAGCTTTTCAACTGATGTGGCAGAAGCAATTAGGATTCAATATGGCGGTTCTGTTAAACCTGAAAACATCAAAGAATATCTTTCAGAAGATAATATCGATGGTGCTTTAGTTGGCGGAGCAAGCCTTGAACCAACTTCTTTCTTAGGATTATTGGAGGCTGTTTCTAAATGA
- a CDS encoding glutaredoxin family protein, which yields MSVPIIHFYTKKNCPLCEEAKDLLKILQRDMTFTLLEVDIYSNDKLLEQYGLMIPVVEINDQIIQYGRIDLDEIRRYLT from the coding sequence GTGAGTGTACCAATCATTCATTTTTATACAAAAAAGAATTGCCCATTATGCGAAGAGGCAAAGGATCTTTTGAAAATTTTGCAAAGAGATATGACGTTTACTCTCCTTGAAGTCGATATATATTCTAATGATAAATTACTGGAACAATATGGCCTTATGATTCCTGTAGTCGAAATCAATGATCAGATTATTCAATACGGCCGTATAGATTTAGATGAGATTCGTCGCTATTTAACGTGA
- a CDS encoding amino acid permease — translation MNNKKWGFWILTMFVVGNMVGGGIFMLPANLAGVSSPFGASMAWILTGAGVLMVALVFGNLAIRKPELKTGPQSYAQAMFSSPRKGKIAGYSIAWGYWAANWAATASVIISFAGYLSTFFPIMQSQYILFSSGNFDLELGKFLNFMVCTVMLWGIHFILCKSFNSAGKINLLATITKVIGFALFIVATIFIFDSTNIMNGKEFIDASGVSHSLGGQVNNAAIATLWAFIGVEAAVMLSNRAKSQTDVKKATITGLIIAIAIYIGITLLTMGALSQEALQQSHKPLVDALQAAIGSSGAYILGFLALISLFGSTVGWIVVSSEVPYQAAKSNLFPAFFGKTNKKGSPVNSLTITNLLTQFFLFATVSGTIMEAYEFAMVVATLAYLIPYFVSVLYQVKLIITGETYTGMKRSRLIDGIIAIVALVYTLWVIKTGTADLKTFSLGIGLFVLGLVLYPILMKNKKPKEISRSLTEDR, via the coding sequence ATGAATAATAAAAAATGGGGATTTTGGATATTAACCATGTTTGTTGTCGGCAACATGGTTGGTGGAGGAATATTTATGCTTCCGGCAAACCTAGCTGGTGTTTCTAGTCCGTTTGGAGCATCAATGGCCTGGATCTTAACAGGAGCTGGAGTATTAATGGTTGCTCTTGTATTTGGAAATTTGGCTATCAGAAAGCCGGAATTAAAAACGGGACCGCAAAGCTATGCTCAAGCCATGTTCAGTTCACCAAGGAAAGGGAAAATCGCTGGTTACAGTATTGCTTGGGGTTACTGGGCTGCTAACTGGGCTGCAACGGCATCAGTCATTATCTCGTTTGCCGGGTACTTATCTACCTTCTTCCCAATTATGCAAAGCCAGTACATCCTTTTTTCAAGCGGCAATTTTGATCTGGAATTAGGGAAATTCTTAAACTTTATGGTATGTACAGTTATGCTGTGGGGCATTCACTTTATTCTCTGCAAAAGCTTTAACAGCGCTGGAAAAATCAATTTGCTGGCAACCATCACTAAAGTAATTGGGTTCGCCCTTTTTATCGTCGCAACCATTTTCATATTTGATTCTACTAATATAATGAACGGTAAAGAATTCATCGATGCATCTGGGGTTTCCCATTCATTGGGTGGACAAGTAAATAACGCAGCTATTGCCACGCTATGGGCCTTCATTGGGGTAGAAGCTGCTGTGATGCTATCTAATAGGGCAAAGTCTCAGACTGATGTGAAAAAAGCGACAATCACCGGACTGATTATTGCCATTGCGATCTATATTGGTATAACACTATTAACAATGGGCGCTTTATCCCAAGAGGCATTGCAACAGTCACATAAACCTTTGGTTGATGCTCTGCAAGCTGCAATCGGATCTAGCGGTGCTTATATTTTAGGATTCCTTGCCTTAATTTCATTATTCGGATCCACAGTCGGTTGGATTGTCGTTAGCTCCGAGGTACCATATCAAGCTGCTAAATCCAACTTGTTCCCGGCATTCTTCGGAAAAACGAATAAAAAAGGAAGTCCAGTCAATTCTTTGACTATCACAAACCTTTTAACGCAATTCTTTTTATTCGCTACTGTTTCCGGAACGATAATGGAAGCTTATGAATTCGCAATGGTCGTTGCTACATTAGCTTACTTAATCCCGTATTTCGTTAGTGTTCTTTATCAGGTAAAACTGATTATTACCGGTGAAACATACACAGGGATGAAGCGATCACGATTGATAGATGGCATAATAGCGATAGTGGCTCTTGTATACACCCTATGGGTAATTAAAACCGGAACAGCCGACTTAAAAACCTTCTCGCTCGGTATAGGTTTATTTGTCCTCGGTCTTGTTCTCTATCCAATCCTGATGAAAAACAAGAAACCAAAAGAAATTTCTAGAAGTTTGACAGAAGATAGATAA